The stretch of DNA aaacaacaaccggcTGGGCCCCTGCCATCTGCAAGCCTCAGGCACACGACTGTATTACAGATCTGTAAGGATCTGTAGACCTCTTGTCCCTATAAAGTGTATGTCCAACTTATACAGACTTGATGAAGGAAAAAAAGAACAATTATTGCACTGCATACAGTTAGAGGAATTGTCTTGTAGAAGCGGCTCCATATGGAGGAAACATGGGGCTGTACATGGAGAACCTATGGCACTGTAATACAGACATATAGGTGAACCATCTCCTGTACTGGCTTCACATAGATTACCATGTGCATGAGGTCTTGGGCTGGGAACACACAACAATCTTCCCCAACGTACTTTCTTTTGCACACAAAcctagtggtcagatgttaaaggggtactccggtggaaaacatttatttattttaaatcaactggtggcagaaagttaggctgggttcacactacgattttctatacagtttttggctacgtttttatttttatttttaaaaaccgtatgcaaccgtacagaaaacagtatgcaccatattgcatacaGTTGTCtgtttttcacaccacacggtttttaacttttttttttttctggccagaaaaccgtggcctaccacggtttttgttccaggtgaaaaaccgtattgacccgtagacgttttttatttttttttaacatgggaggctatgggaaccgtacagacctgtatgtgagTACGGtcccatccagtttttaccatacattttttgactttgcacagtttttttttcttggaatttcaatcaaacaagtgaaactttattcataatggagtgaaaagttcaaaacgtatacggtttttttcttaaaaaaatggatgcaaccggacatcatttttcaaccgtatacagataaaactttgtacacacgttttgatacagtatagtcaggttttgaggaatccgttttttttttaaatcaaaaacctgataaaaaattaaaatataaaaaaaactgtatagaaactcttagtgtgaacccagctttaaacagatttgtaaattacttctttaaaaaaaatctttatccttccagtatttattagcagctatatactacagaggaaattcctttcttttttaaattattttttgtcttgtccacagtgctctctgctgacacctgatgctcgtatcaggaactgtccagagcaggagaaaatccccatagcaaacctgatacggacagaggtgtcagcagagagcactgtgtacaagacaaaaaaataaaaaagaaattcaaaaagaaaagaatttcctctgtagcatatagctgctaattagtactgaaaggattaagatttttaaatagaagtattttacaaatctgttcaactttctggcactagttcatttaaaaaaaataaaataaaataaaaaggttttccacaggagtacccttttaagtatgaATAAGGAAAGATTTTTATGCAGTTTTGCCTTCGGCACCACTTTGTCCTTAGCGCTCACACTGGGCAGATATATTgcaattaaataaaattaaatagtgCCCTCTGTTAAgccgcttttttttttacagattgttAATCTACAAGGCTATTTACAGgagtatattaaaataaaaaaaaactgcatatttTCAAAAAGAACTAAATGCAGCGTGTGCTACTTTTACCCGTTTTATAGACGGAAAACGCCCAGCGAGGcctataaagagaaaaaaaatcctataTGCAATGCATTTGTATTTCATCCGTattgtctagagcagtgtttcccaaccagggtgcctccagctgttgcaaaactacagcccccagcgtgcccggacagccgaaggctgtccgggcacgctgggagctgtagttttgaaacagctggaggcaccctggttgggaaacactgctctatagcagTAATCCCCCAACCTGTgtttctccagctgctgcaaaattacatttcccgtcatgctgggagttgtagtttaggcaCCCTGGCCTAGAGGACAATATTCACTGTGCAGAAATACGGATGTAATACTGAAGCAATACTGACTGTATTTCATCCAAAATACGTCCTTATTACGGACATTTACCAATACGCTTGTGTGAATGAGGCCCTAACCATTTTCGCAGCAGAATAAAGCACGCCATTGACCACACATTCCACCGTAAGCCCTAAGATCTGCACCCTAAGTGTGCATAGGATTTGGTGCTTTGAAATCTACAATTCACCTGACACTGTAgttcaagtgtttcccaaccagggtgcctccagctgttgagaaactacaactcccagcatgcccggacagcctttggctgtccgggcatgctgggagttgtagttttgcaacagctggaggcaacctcgttgggaaacactgctgtagtttACTGAAGAACTTTGGTGCAGAATCCACGCTGCGTGAACATGGCCATAGGAGGCCTTGGTAAGACACAATTGTAAACCATGACAGTGCCAGATCCATTGTACAACAGATGTCATCCCATCACCTGACTTACGATCAATTCCGTCAGGTTTCCATTACGTTGGCTGGAAGAACAgcgttgcaaaaaataaaaatctgaaaaattCACTGTGTATGTTTGCCATGAAACGGCGGCCGAAACAATGTAAATAGACTGTCGCAACCTCAGTCTGGATTCTCCTGATCTGTTTTCAGTGAGATAACTGGAAACCGATGGGTCGAGAGATAATGTGTCCTGATTGTAAAAGGCGTAATTCCCCTTTAATCACAATGGAAGCTACGCTTTTCGATGTCATCGCTGAAAGGCACGTTGCAGAAAATTCCTTGAATGCCCCAAACTCCCACCTTTAGATTTGTATAAAAAGATAACAAATAGGAATCTCAATCCTCTATAAAAACACGTTATATGCACGCTATGGGGGGGGAAGAAGCAGAAGAAAGAGCAAAACGATTGTAAAGTTTTTCCCTGAAAGAACCAAAATGATTGTTATATCAAGGCACAAGTAGGTAAATATTCTCAGGCATAGAAGTATCACTGATACGGGGGATGGGGTTTACACAGTCCACTGAAAAGCAGGTTATATGCTCCCCAGTAAAAAGCAGCTAAACGTCATTTTCCTTCCTCTCCCAGTGAACAGTCCTGGTCTTAGTTCCCTCAGTCACTGCTGTCATCGTCCTCGTCGTCAGACATGTGACTCGCCATCCTGGGAGAACTGGAGAGAAAGTCTGAGCGGCCCGGCTGACAAGTGGGTAAATCCCCACTAGACAGACGTTCGTAGCAGAAATCACATACCCGTACAGCCTTAGATGACTGATTCGGCAAAAGGAACTTCTTCTCTGAACAGGGTCCGCAAACAACAAATCCACATTTCCGGCAGTGGTGCCTCCGGTTGACCGGAGTAAACTTCACTTTCTTACAGCGCATACAAGTGGTGGCTTCAGAATCGGGGATCCAGACGGCCGCGTGCTCACTATTGGGGGTCTTCCCGCCTTTGGATATTAGATCATACACGCACTTGTTGATGTGGTTCATCCATTCGGATTTTTCGGTGGCCGTGGCCGCGTACACGGCAAAGGACTTGGTGGGGGTTTTGATGAGCCATCCATTGCGCAGATCTCCCTCGTCCTGGATGGAGTCGATGGTAACGTTCTCTAGAGGGATTATGTGCTGTTTGTTGTACTTTTTCTTCTGAATGACAATATTTCCATAGACAAGAATGTCATTGAACAGGAAAAACTGCCTGGCTTTGGGTCTCTTTCTGCAGAGTTTTGTTAAGACGCCTTCTCCGATAAGAACCCTGCCCTCGATTGCCAGGGGCTGCCCGGCTGTCCCAAAGCAGCTCTCCACTACGTTTATACGCCTTGCGTTGGCTTCACTGTTTGCTAGACGATCCACCATCTTCTTCAGcaatctaaaaagataaaagaCCAGCGAGTTATTATAAGCTATGATTTCAATCAAATGCATTATTATAATCCTACACGATTTACAGGGCTTTAGAAACAATtccatatccttaaaggggtactccactggccataggaacatttagttccgaacactgtgcgtGTGCTGCGGGGGTGGGGAGATTTGGGGGTCTTCCACACcccgccgcctcaatgcaagtctatgggagggggcgtgatgccccctcccatagacttgcattgagggagcggggcatgacatcacgagggggcgtagtCTACCCCTGCAGCGTGCGCACAGCGGttggccagtggaatacccctttaaccccttaaggactcagcccattttggccttaaggacaatttaatttttacgttttcattttttcctcctcgccttctaaaaatcataactcttttatattttcatcgccagactagtatgagggcttgttttttgcgcgaccagttgtcctttgtaatgacatcactcattatatcataaaatgtatggcgcaaccaaaaaacactatttttgtggggaaattaaaacgaaaaacgcaattttgctaattttggaaggtttcgttttcacgcggtacaatttatggtaaaaatgacgtgtgttctttattctgagggtcaatacgattaaaatgatacccattattacatacttttatattattgttgcgcttaaaaaaaatcacaaactttttaaccaaattagtacgtttataatccctttattttgatgacctataacttttttatttttccgtataagcggcggtatgggggctcattttttgcgccatgatctgtacttttttttgataccacatttgcatataaaaaacttttaatacattttttataattttttttttaataaaatgtattaaaaaagtaggaattttggacttttaaaaatttttttcgttcacgccgttcaccgtacgggatcattaacattttattttaatagttcagacatttacgcacgcggcgataccaaatatgtctataaaaaatgttttttacgctttttgggggtaaaataggaaaaaacggacgttttacttttttattgggggaggggatttttcactttttttttacttttacattttttttcattttttttttttacacttgaatagtccccataggggactattcatagcaat from Hyla sarda isolate aHylSar1 chromosome 5, aHylSar1.hap1, whole genome shotgun sequence encodes:
- the PLEKHF2 gene encoding pleckstrin homology domain-containing family F member 2, with translation MVDRLANSEANARRINVVESCFGTAGQPLAIEGRVLIGEGVLTKLCRKRPKARQFFLFNDILVYGNIVIQKKKYNKQHIIPLENVTIDSIQDEGDLRNGWLIKTPTKSFAVYAATATEKSEWMNHINKCVYDLISKGGKTPNSEHAAVWIPDSEATTCMRCKKVKFTPVNRRHHCRKCGFVVCGPCSEKKFLLPNQSSKAVRVCDFCYERLSSGDLPTCQPGRSDFLSSSPRMASHMSDDEDDDSSD